ATGTGAAGAAGATCATTGTTGTTACGTAAAGAAATATGTTGACAACTATATCATGCTTGctttatatgttgatgacagGTTGATTGCAGGAGATAATATGGCAAAAACTAACAGATTGAAAAAACAGTTGtcagaaaattttgaaatgaaggATCTTGATTCAGGCAAACAAATTCTTGGTATGAGAATCTAGGGATAGATTCTAAACTTATCTCAGgagaaatatatagaaaaattgcTTAGCagatttaatattgaaaaagcTAAAACCAAGAATACACCTTTGGTAACTCActtaaagttttcaaaaggGAAATCCTCTTAAacagatgaagaagaaagttaCATGCCTAAAATTCTATATGCATCTACAATAGTGAGCTTGATGTATGCTATGGTTTACACCAGACCTGACATAGCACATGTAGGAGTTGTGAGTAGGTTTTTATCAAATCCCAAAAGGAGCATTGCGAATATGTGAATTGGATATTGAGATATTTGAAGGGCACCTCAAAGATGCATTTGCCTTTTGGAAGAGTGATCCCACTTTATAAGGATTTTCTGATGCAGACTTGGGACAAGATTTGGATGGTAGAAAAAGCACAACAGGTTACATCTTTATGTTGGGTGGTACAACTATCAGTTGGAAGTCTAAACTTCAAGGAGGAGTCTCCCTCCCAACCATTAAAGATGAGTATGTAGCTATCTCAAAAACAGCGAAGGAGATGGTTGAAGAACCTTCTAAAAGAATTAGGGAAAAAGCAACATGACCCTCCATTATTTAGTGATAGTAAGAGTGTTATATGTCTTGCTAAAAATCCAATTCTTCATTCTAGATGCAAGCACATTGAAttgaaatatcatttttatcataatcCTGATAAATGATGGGGACTTCTTTCTGTTGAAGATTCCAGATGCAAAAAATCCAGTTGATATGTTGACCAAGACTGTCACAACAAATTAGTTGAGGCTTTGTATTGCCTAAATGGACCTTCAAGAATAATTGATGATGAAGGCAACAACACTAGATGAGAATGTAAATCAAGCTCCAAGTGGGAGAATTATTAGTATCATGGAGCTTAATTTAGTCTCATATCGTTTAGTACTGAAAGATGTTGTTCTCCCTTTTTGCTATATAAGCAACCATCTATAAAGCTTGAAACACACTGAAATACAAATACTTCCTGGAGTAGTCGAAGATGTAGCCATACACATTGTAGGCTGAATCACGTTAAATTCTTGTGTTGTTTATTTCTCTCTATTCTTTTATTGTCTTGTTCctaacatttgaaaaaaatcatagtttattatttagATAACAACTTCAAATACTAGATACATGAAACAATCCTTTACCACAAGTCTTGTGCACAAGGAAGCAAAGTAAATAAGCATTGAAGATTtgaatatatagaaaaaagaataatttagaaGGACCTTATTATCACATACTTGTTAGGTAGGACAGTCCTTTTTTGATCAATAAcaactcttcttttctttgaaaaatgtGACCGATCTCTCACAGCTGGTGTAGAAATAAGCATTGACTCTGGTGTAGTAGCACCTGCCAAAATAgattcttaagaaaaaaaaattgaagaatccATATGCTGAAAATAAAGACAGAAAATTATTCAGCAGTTGCAATTTCAATGCCTACGAAGAATAATGGTTTCATGAACCTCGTTTTGGCCTTCCAATGGAATCATCTTGACACGTAGACACAGCAGTTACATCTAGATTTTTTGTTTTCGATAGAGTAAAACTAAGCCTTCCATCTTCAACTGAAACCTTTTCTTGAAACCTTAATTTTCCTTTGTTATCACACTTTTCAGCAAACCCTTCAATGAGCTCTTCATGGATGTCATTGACAATAGATGAATTGGCATGGTGCACACATTCTTTTTCTTGGTGTATCTTATCCTCActcttttctataatttctTCCAAACTTCTGGCTTCAAGAACTTCAATAATTTCCTCACTCATGTTGCAAAATGAGCTTAATGTTTCCTTGACAGAACTCTCGACAGTGTCAACTTGACAAGATTTGGTACATTCTTCCGCAGATGACACATGTTCCTCCTCTCTCCCACAAAATATACTGATATCCATATATTCATCTTGAGAGATTCTACTACTATCTTCATGCATTTCATCTTCACTTGGAACTACATCTTTAATTGTCTGATCTTCAATAACTTGTTGATCTTGACCAGACAACTTGACAAATTCGTTCTCTAGTCGTCCTTCTACCATTACAACACTTTCCATGTTCATTGCCTCCTTTAGAGAAAACATGCCGCTTTCTAATGTATCCCTGCCTTCTCGTAAACCAACTGGACTAAGTGGATCAACTTTAATACCCATCATACTCAACAGTTGAGTTAGATGAGCACTGCCATGTATATTGCAAAATCAAATTAGTTCAATGAAGAATACACGGAACAATCCAAATTATAATCAGCATCATGTTATGGCagaagaaatataataatattttcataagtTTGGTCAACATACTTTCCCACTTTATCGCGATCAGAAGAGCAGGTATTTTCACTGTTATCAAACTCCTCAAACTGCATAGTAAAAGGCATTTAGTATGTGCAGAATCAATAAATAACACAACGGtttgttttttctgttttaagtaaatttaacaCTATCAACTATATGAAAATGTCTTCCATCAATACGCCTATAACTTATTATGGCTACAATTAAggtgaaatttaatttaactagCTCATTTTGGTCaatgaaattattcaaattgGCATAAAACATCTTGCATGGATGGCAACAAAACGGTAGAACTAGACTAGTCAATCTATCAAAATTAGTGGAGTTGCTTAGATGATTCAACCTACAAGCACGCCAATCCACCAAGTCAAAGTGGGTTAAGTTGCTTAATCCACCAATATTTAAGAATgttatttccttttattatcaatttaatttacattacagttttaattatttatatttattaacaccatacatacataaatacacacatatatagTAGAATCTAACAAATTATTACCGATTCCATTcgaaataaaacatattttggcAGGTCAACTCCCTCTGCCAACCCAAACTTGCAGattatttcaaacatttatGATTATGTAATATACAATCATTGTACAATTTATCACTCAGCATCATATTCCCCAATTAACTCCAGTTATTTGGGACAAATTTATGCCCTATATTTTTTCTATAGATgttccaaacaaattttcattaAACCTTATCTGCCTTGATTTTCACTTAAATACTATTTGGAGAAAATCTGTAacaagaaagataaaaaaacaaaagaaaaaaagaaagacattGAATAGAATTAAAAACCGAGATAACATTCTCATATGAATGTAATGGGATAATTCACCTATAATTTTAAGCTTTAAGGTGAAGCCCAAGTAAAACAGTATCTATGTTATACATTACTCGTgtacataatcaattaaatcccTAAAGTGGTACTCCATAAGGGAAAGTACTTAAGTATGCGATTGCCAATCAATGAAAGATAGTaggtcaaattttaaattaggcAGTTATAGTGTTGTATTATGTTATTAGGattctatttttatatgaatttatacATGATCCTTATAGCAATATATAGGTTTGTGTGATAGACTTGAAGAAGGCAATTGGCGCATGAGATTGTCATTTTGAAGTTTTCAAAGTGAAAACTCTTTGCTTAGAGGAACCATGTATTTGTTGATGTTTGAATTGTTATCATATCTGACAGTGGTGAATGGCAGCTAGATCTGAAAATGGCAAGCAAGATGACATGATAGCAGGAAGCAGATGAcccctattttaaatattaaaatacagaCTTGATAATTTACTATACAAATATTAATACCCAAGAAAAGGGAAATAATAGGAGACATTAACCAAATAATTTGGCAGATTTTGGCTTAGAACGGTTGAATATAGTAAAAGCTAGGTATAGggttaatctcccttgtgtagaaaataaacataggctaatgtatttataataaagaaaatatgggCTAAAcccaaatacaaataaatatgtaaaataacataagacaaaatataaatatctaacACTCTCCCTTAAGCTTGTACATATAAATCATATCATATGTatcaagcttgttacaaatataatctcttgaaaagagaatgaattttattattgtcaTTCATATCTATTACATTCTCCTTACATCTAGTTGCAACAATCTAATACTTGagattaaaactaataaaatatattcttgaggGCTTGACTGATCCCTCTCattatcttctatatatattgaaaacacAAGAGTACATGGATCATCAAGAGTCTGCACTAGACCTCTAGGTACAGAACTAGGTACGACTCATTAATGGTCTAACAGACAAGCCTTAATGATGGTATA
This sequence is a window from Vigna angularis cultivar LongXiaoDou No.4 chromosome 2, ASM1680809v1, whole genome shotgun sequence. Protein-coding genes within it:
- the LOC108329350 gene encoding sister chromatid cohesion 1 protein 2 isoform X5, whose amino-acid sequence is MLKAKFLLRFGSNPVRVAAFSFKKLRKIQVLDTDISSAVDKILQEMDVVSYRVLGYLLLGIVRIYSRKVEYALDDCKEMLINVNKFVDNREDFAHVETLRICVSIPERLQLDAFELDVLEDTGKDHTALPEEITIRDKEVVCKTGDFGLFSQEKFEEFDNSENTCSSDRDKVGNAHLTQLLSMMGIKVDPLSPVGLREGRDTLESGMFSLKEAMNMESVVMVEGRLENEFVKLSGQDQQVIEDQTIKDVVPSEDEMHEDSSRISQDEYMDISIFCGREEEHVSSAEECTKSCQVDTVESSVKETLSSFCNMSEEIIEVLEARSLEEIIEKSEDKIHQEKECVHHANSSIVNDIHEELIEGFAEKCDNKGKLRFQEKVSVEDGRLSFTLSKTKNLDVTAVSTCQDDSIGRPKRGATTPESMLISTPAVRDRSHFSKKRRVVIDQKRTVLPNKYVIIRAITKILFSAEAIVRKRRKYSRTSLTWKRESLISCHPDRFYEPLLPCCSSKLQILFSRKKMKLPDSLKIVEASRNLHLQESPTIATPLSPPHNDIPIVPETLSLSTNANEFPSLLDE